The Eleutherodactylus coqui strain aEleCoq1 chromosome 13, aEleCoq1.hap1, whole genome shotgun sequence genome includes a window with the following:
- the LOC136587959 gene encoding E3 ubiquitin/ISG15 ligase TRIM25-like, producing the protein MASADFRYEQNCSICLNTYTDPVTLRCGHIFCRGCIDPELDTQQESGVYTCPECRKRFQQRPTLQRNINLCHTAECSSMFHEDHGALGIFCTYCINSIVPAVKSCLLCEASLCESHMKVHSKSSEHILSEPTTSFGKRKCSTHKKILEYYCSKDAVCICVSCIAFGEHKGHFVEPINVAFEKKKDTLIHFLERLTIKKKKTEKRVKTLQKQRTDVQEKAADVTKQVNVLFMDIREQLDLLEKKVLSEIYNWEEQVSHTVSNLIQQLEIKKDELSRKMFDIEELCHISDPVTVLQGRGSITDEFYDCQEGDEEDREREDKKVHEAGDLDEGLILAALHAGLADIMTGVKRGIYASESLDILLDLNTAGNYVAISGDLKTVSWTELNQCRPETPERFQYCQVLSTRRFASGRHYWEVETSESGDWMIGVCYPSIDRKGVQSYIGNNNKSWGLCKFNNEYSVIHSSDVSQISHYVSAQSFRIYLDYEAGQLSFYELQGSTRHLHTFSAIFTEPLHAVFYVWGDWVRIKS; encoded by the coding sequence ATGGCATCTGCTGACTTCAGATATGAACAGAACTGCTCCATCTGCCTCAACACGTACACAGATCCAGTTACTCTAAGATGTGGACACATCTTCTGCCGAGGCTGCATTGATCCTGAGCTGGACACACAGCAAGAGTCTGGAGTTTACACCTGTCCTGAATGCAGAAAGAGGTTTCAACAGAGACCAACATTGCAGAGGAACATCAATCTGTGCCACACAGCGGAGTGTTCATCCATGTTTCATGAAGACCATGGAGCGTTGGGGATATTCTGTACTTATTGCATTAATTCTATTGTACCTGCCGTTAAATCTTGCCTGTTGTGTGAAGCTTCTTTGTGTGAAAGTCACATGAAAGTCCATAGCAAATCCTCAGAACACATCTTATCAGAACCCACCACTTCTTTTGGCAAGAGAAAATGCTCCACTCACAAGAAGATCCTTGAATATTACTGCTCCAAGGACGCTGTTTGCATCTGTGTATCATGCATTGCTTTTGGAGAACATAAAGGACACTTTGTGGAGCCCATCAATGTAGcctttgaaaagaaaaaagacaCACTAATACATTTTCTGGAAAGGTTAaccataaagaaaaagaaaacggaGAAACGAGTCAAGACCTTACAAAAACAAAGAACAgacgtgcaagaaaaagcagcagaTGTGACAAAGCAGGTCAATGTCCTCTTTATGGACATTCGAGAACAGTTGGACCTTCTGGAGAAGAAAGTCCTCAGTGAAATTTACAACTGGGAAGAGCAGGTGTCACACACAGTTTCTAACTTGATCCAGCAGCTGGAGATTAAGAAGGATGAGTTGTCCAGGAAGATGTTCGACATAGAGGAATTGTGTCACATAAGTGATCCTGTGACTGTTTTACAAGGAAGGGGATCCATAACAGATGAATTTTATGACTGTCAAGAGGGGGATGaagaagatagagagagagaagataAAAAGGTCCATGAGGCTGGAGATTTAGATGAAGGCCTGATTTTAGCCGCCTTACATGCCGGATTAGCTGACATTATGACTGGTGTGAAAAGAGGGATTTATGCATCCGAGTCTTTGGATATATTGCTAGATCTAAACACAGCTGGCAATTATGTAGCGATATCAGGGGATCTGAAAACTGTGTCCTGGACAGAACTAAATCAGTGCCGTCCTGAAACCCCAGAGAGATTTCAATATTGTCAGGTATTGAGCACCAGGAGGTTTGCATCAGGACGTCATTACTGGGAAGTGGAGACCAGTGAATCAGGAGACTGGATGATTGGGGTGTGTTACCCCAGTATAGACAGGAAAGGTGTTCAGTCCTATATTGGAAACAACAACAAGTCCTGGGGTTTATGTAAATTTAATAATGAGTATTCAGTGATACATTCCAGTGACGTTAGTCAGATATCTCACTATGTGTCCGCTCAGAGTTTCAGAATATATCTGGATTATGAAGCTGGACAGTTGTCTTTTTATGAGTTACAAGGGTCAACTAGGCACCTGCACACATTCTCTGCCATCTTCACTGAGCCCCTtcatgctgtgttttatgtttggGGTGACTGGGTAAGAATTAAGAGCTAA